In the Malus domestica chromosome 16, GDT2T_hap1 genome, one interval contains:
- the LOC103404061 gene encoding TORTIFOLIA1-like protein 2, translated as MDEKEQCSSGSNLVSDDLEGKFVTHSRVKGSSQKPVGRNQRFAAEEIGSEKQMYSERIHHRRSLDSTVTESSSHTPHGCCLQMANEVVCIRKQLVEIETKQSNLMDLLQVLTSGILDSLSVFQTRVVGLEDVVNRLAQYFEHRREHSNLAASKLMKQRQNLRSPRLSTSIPRPSIDMTSRQPSMLSVKHSDTWEANTIGRSRTNNSAGHCTETWSNNRGKLTRNPIGKDIRKIPGQGTQRISNGPTRADAMFSSASNAKVRQNVVDSKNNLWKQVKGFLCEGDLDSAYVEALCSGDEIVLVELLEGTGPVLECLLPKTARDVLSTLASYLLEQRFINIIIPWLQQIADLSTKRVPNYLGLPAKAKQEFLFSMEESLNMEFSNPSERRSVTQLAVKLHHLWGS; from the exons ATGGATGAAAAAGAACAGTGTTCTTCTGGGTCAAATCTTGTTAGTGATGACTTAGAGGGGAAGTTTGTGACTCATAGCCGTGTCAAGGGTAGTTCGCAGAAGCCAGTGGGAAGAAATCAGCGGTTTGCAGCTGAAGAGATTGGTAGTGAGAAACAGATGTACTCTGAAAGGATACACCACCGTAGAAGTCTGGATTCAACTGTGACAGAATCTAGTTCCCATACTCCACATGGATGTTGTTTGCAAATGGCCAATGAAGTGGTTTGCATTAGAAAACAACTTGTGGAGATTGAAACCAAACAGTCAAACTTAATGGATCTTCTACAG GTGTTGACATCTGGCATACTGGATAGCTTGTCTGTGTTTCAAACAAGGGTGGTGGGTCTAGAGGATGTTGTAAACCGATTAGCTCAGTACTTTGAACACAGGAGGGAGCATTCAAATTTAGCAGCCTCCAAACTCATGAAACAGAGACAGAATTTGCGTTCTCCAAGGCTCTCCACAAGCATTCCGAGGCCATCTATAGATATGACCAGCCGGCAGCCTTCAATGTTGTCAGTGAAACATTCTGATACTTGGGAGGCAAACACAATTGGCAGGAGCCGAACAAACAATTCTGCAGGACACTGTACAGAAACATGGAGTAATAATAGGGGGAAGCTTACCCGGAATCCTATTGGGAAAGACATTCGGAAAATTCCTGGGCAGGGAACACAGAGGATAAGTAATGGTCCAACAAGGGCGGATGCTATGTTTTCTTCAGCTtctaatgccaaagttagacAAAATGTTGTAGATAGTAAGAATAACCTCTGGAAACAAGTGAAAGGTTTTCTATGTGAAGGGGACCTCGACTCTGCATATGTGGAAGCTCTTTGTTCTGGTGATGAAATTGTTCTGGTTGAGCTTCTTGAAGGAACCGGTCCAGTTCTGGAGTGCTTGTTGCCTAAAACTGCGAGGGATGTTCTTAGCACTTTAGCTTCATATCTCCTAGAACAAAGGTTTATCAACATCATAATTCCTTGGTTGCAGCAG ATTGCTGACTTGAGCACCAAGCGTGTACCAAACTACCTCGGCCTGCCAGCGAAAGCAAAACAAGAATTCTTGTTTTCCATGGAGGAATCTCTGAATATGGAATTTTCCAATCCTTCAGAGAGAAGATCTGTTACTCAGTTAGCTGTGAAGTTACACCATTTATGGG GCTCGTGA
- the LOC108172290 gene encoding sorbitol dehydrogenase-like gives MDIAASASAGGGGGPGGAADVHHSREKYDVFNTMAAWLVDVNTIKILPFQLPTIGPNDVRIRIKAVGICRSDVHYLKTMKCADFEVKEPMVIVHECAGIVGRQSWERGEASGAR, from the exons ATGGATATagctgcttctgcttctgctggTGGCGGTGGTGGACCTGGTGGTGCTGCTGATGTCCACCATTCTCGAGAAAAGTATGATGTGTTTAACACCATGGCTGCTTGGCTAGTTGATGTTAACACCATCAAGATCCTACCTTTCCAGCTCCCCACTATTG GACCGAATGATGTTCGAATTCGAATTAAGGCTGTCGGCATTTGCAGAAGTGATGTTCACTACCTCAAGACCATGAAATGTGCAGATTTTGAGGTTAAGGAGCCGATGGTGATCGTACATGAGTGCGCTGGGATCGTAGGTAGACAAAGTTGGGAGCGAGGTGAAGCATCTGGTGCCCGGTGA